A single genomic interval of Carassius gibelio isolate Cgi1373 ecotype wild population from Czech Republic chromosome A22, carGib1.2-hapl.c, whole genome shotgun sequence harbors:
- the LOC127943082 gene encoding glycerophosphodiester phosphodiesterase 1: MLHLGDELTLFSVVFIVVLLGTRSAVWPAVLTGSLYLFMVMFRFPQVPSSRARQVLRPGSRVLSGGVSAVAHRGGGHDAPENTIAAIRAASENGATGVELDLEFTADGVPILMHDDTVDRTTNGSGPLSKLLFSELRTLDPAAKHRFSERFRGERVPTLQEAVEECIKRQLIIYFDVKGHPDEAAKTLKELFRKYPVLYNTSIVCSFEPKVIYRMRQADQNVVTALTHRPWSLSRLGDGTHRFSSAWKHHWMQVLDVLLDWAHHHLLWNLCGVSAFLVQKNFISPDYVQYWAVRGVEVVGWTVNTAVEKQYYQQLLKINYITDSLIEDCEPHY; the protein is encoded by the exons ATGCTTCATTTAGGAGATGAGCTCACGCTGTTCTCTGTCGTCTTCATCGTGGTTCTGCTGGGAACCAGAAGCGCCGTCTGGCCCGCGGTGCTCACGGGCTCTCTCTACCTCTTTATGGTGATGTTCCGGTTCCCCCAGGTCCCCTCCAGCCGGGCCAGACAGGTGCTCCGGCCCGGGTCTAGAGTGTTGTCGGGCGGCGTGTCAGCGGTAGCGCACCGCGGTGGAGGACACGACGCTCCGGAGAACACCATAGCTGCTATACGAGCG GCGAGTGAGAATGGAGCCACGGGTGTGGAGCTGGACCTGGAGTTCACGGCTGATGGGGTTCCCATACTGATGCACGATGACACTGTGGACCGAACTACCAACGGATCAGGACCACTGAGCAAGCTGCTCTTCTCTGAACTGCGCACACTGGACCCAGCAGCCAAACACAGATTCAG TGAGCGTTTCCGTGGTGAGAGGGTTCCAACGCTGCAGGAGGCAGTAGAGGAATGCATCAAGCGCCAGTTGATCATCTACTTTGACGTCAAAGGTCATCCAGATGAG GCAGCTAAAACACTGAAAGAATTATTCCGGAAGTATCCAGTGCTCTACAACACAAGCATCGTCTGCTCATTTGAGCCCAAAGTCATCTATAGG ATGCGACAGGCGGATCAGAATGTGGTGACCGCACTGACCCATCGGCCGTGGAGTCTGAGTCGGTTGGGCGACGGGACGCACCGGTTCTCATCCGCATGGAAGCACCACTGGATGCAGGTGCTGGACGTGCTCCTGGACTGGGCTCATCATCACCTGCTGTGGAACCTGTGTGGGGTCTCCGCCTTCCTGGTGCAGAAGAACTTCATCTCGCC GGACTATGTGCAGTACTGGGCAGTCCGAGGTGTAGAGGTGGTGGGCTGGACGGTGAACACGGCTGTAGAGAAGCAGTACTACCAGCAACTACTGAAGATCAACTACATCACTGACAGTCTCATAGAGGACTGTGAACCTCACTACTGA
- the LOC127943080 gene encoding uncharacterized protein LOC127943080: MYHIVSFAGTEEVEVVPVIWVKNGVCLWPPYEGERIQRAAKCLEQPQESWSAYKVTIMYTANNYSEACRKLPLAEQQTDLQSEAEPDSRRPPNRKIKRNRRLLDDYNSDEEATTPLKHNLPQASQIQPLSKRIRSSSDELQPSPLGQRQTQPSVWHQKSPVVTQVAQTSRPSLFERSPDNSEWHEKTQARQARSSARASRDATEHKSELTWPQDTTVQSPEPAAQFPQHHETLRAQRKALSSCDPFITSLLHDIITKQEILMEQQRSIIRMVQDLKANSVREITEPNHLSPKRFPMEDLKSVTSLESDLRSCPETRCKVETDRGSGEDEESCPVQKGDQRAQKMGKPCGPKCGKKCTEKIPHSRRKAIFDAYQDMSHHDKWAFAFHSVTQSLKTRLTTGGPSRRNKTFQYHLNNSLGQPQDVCKTFYLTTLGYHPKNDSMIVSVTGNTSSAVPPPDRRGRHPPPNKIDLSPIHRHIESFNPTNSDRKCEHAESRRYLSSDVTVMMMYKDFKGKSAIPCSYETYRKAIRDMNIGFKKLHEEDCKKCLGCDTHVKTEHL; encoded by the exons ATGTACCACATTGTCAGCTTTGCTGGCACTGAAGAAGTGGAGGTTGTGCCTGTAATCTGGGTGAAGAATGGTGTGTGTTTATGGCCTCCGTACGAGGGGGAACGAATTCAGAGAGCGGCCAAGTGTTTGGAGCAACCCCAGGAGTCTTGGTCTGCCTATAAAGTTACAATTATGTATACTGCAA ATAATTACAGCGAAGCATGCCGGAAGCTGCCTCTTGCAGAACAGCAGACCGATCTCCAGTCTGAGGCTGAGCCCGACTCCCGGAGGCCTCCAAACCGAAAAATAAA ACGAAACAGGCGCCTACTGGATGATTATAACAGTGATGAGGAGGCTACCACACCCCTAAAACACAATTTGCCACAAGCCTCTCAAATACAGCCACTATCCAAAAGGATTCGTTCATCTTCTGATGAGCTACAACCAAGTCCTCTAGGACAAAGACAAACACAGCCCTCTGTTTGGCATCAAAAGTCCCCGGTTGTGACACAGGTTGCACAAACTTCAAGACCATCCTTGTTTGAGAGAAGTCCAGATAACTCTGAGTGGCATGAAAAAACTCAAGCAAGGCAAGCAAGAAGTTCAGCCAGAGCTTCTCGAGACGCCACAGAACATAAGAGTGAACTGACATGGCCACAGGACACGACTGTACAGTCTCCCGAACCGGCGGCACAGTTCCCACAGCATCATGAAACACTCAGAGCCCAGAGAAAAGCGCTCTCGAGCTGTGACCCATTCATAACAT CACTTCTCCATGACATTATAACTAAACAAGAGATTCTTATGGAGCAGCAGAGGAGCATTATAAGGATGGTGCAAGATCTCAAAGCCAACAGTGTCCGTGAGATCACAGAGCCTAACCATTTAAGTCCAAAACGGTTTCCGATGGAAGATCTCAAGTCAGTCACTTCCCTGGAAAGTGATCTTCGTTCCTGTCCGGAAACGAGATGTAAAGTG GAAACAGACCGAGGGAGTGGAGAAGATGAAGAATCCTGTCCCGTACAAAAAGGAGATCAACGGGCACAAAAGATGGGCAAACCCTGTGGTCCTAAATGTGGAAAGAAATGTACGGAGAAGATCCCGCATTCTCGGAGAAAAGCAATATTTGATGCCTATCAAGACATGTCACACCACGACAAATGGGCTTTTGCATTTCACTCCGTGACCCAATCATTGAAAACGCGTCTCACGACGGGAGGTCCCAGTCGACGCAACAAGACTTTTCAGTATCATCTAAATAACAGTCTCGGGCAACCTCAAGATGTTTGCAAAACATTCTACCTAACCACACTGGGATACCATCCGAAAAACGACAGCATGATTGTCAGCGTGACGGGCAACACGTCCAGCGCTGTTCCTCCTCCGGACCGCAGAGGGCGACACCCACCTCCCAATAAAATAGATCTGTCGCCAATTCACCGACACATTGAATCATTCAATCCAACCAACAGTGACCGGAAATGTGAACACGCTGAAAGCAGGCGATATTTATCAAGCGATGTAACCGTCATGATGATGTATAAAGACTTTAAAGGCAAAAGTGCAATTCCGTGTTCGTATGAAACCTATAGGAAAGCAATAAGAGACATGAATATAGGTTTCAAGAAACTGCATGAGGAAGATTGCAAAAAGTGTCTGGGATGTGATACTCATGTGAAGACTGAGCATCTCTAA